GCGTATGACCGGTATGAATTCCATACGCTGTACCATACCATTCATAATTTCTGCACGCTTGATCTCAGTGCGGTGTATCTGGATATTATTAAAGATCGCCTTTATGCGGAGTTGCCGGATGATGTGCGCCGTCGGGCGGCGCAAACGGTAATGCATAAGATTACCATGACCTTGCTGTCGCTGGTGGCGCCGGTACTTACCTTTACAGGCGAGGAAATTTGGCGGTATCTGCCGCAGCAAAGCGGCCAAGAGAACTTGGAGAGCATTCAGTTGAGCGAGTGGCCGGAGGCTTGTCCACAGTATTTGGATGAAGCGCTGGATAGTAAATGGACTAAGCTTCTCGCAGTGCGTGGCGATATCATGAAGGCCCTGGAACAGGCTCGTCGCAACAAGGATATTGGTCATTCTTTGGATGCTAACTTAGTTGTGTATGCGGCAGAAGAAAATTTGGCGCTCCTTTCCGGACTGACTGCTGGTGAATTGGCTTCCTTGACCATTACCTCCGGCGCGGAAGTACTGCCTTTGGCAGAAGCTCCAGATAACGCCGTGCGGAACGAAGCTGGCGATATGGCGGTGCTTGTGCAAGCGGCTAAAGGTGAAAAATGCGAGCGTTGCTGGTTATATAGCCAGTCAGTCGGGCAAAATGAAGAACATCCGACTTTATGCGCGCGCTGTGCTGCGGTATTGAGTAAATAGACTGAGTTTAAGGTAGAAAAGCAAAAGGCTTGAAAAAGAGCGTCTGGCCCAGCCGGACCTCTTTTTCTTTGCCTTTTGTTTGATTTCCTTGTACAATAAAATAATCAAGGAACCGTTTGGTTTTGAGTGGCAGGAGAGAATGTGTTGAAGGTTTTTGCTTGGGGTATGACACTGGTCATGGCCGATCAATTAATAAAGAAGTTGTTTTCAGGGACTATGCAGTTAGGCGAATCCATTCCGGTGCTGCCTGGCATCTTTCATTTGACGTATATCCAAAATCCAGGGGCTGCTTTTGGGCTTTTGGAAAATCAAACCTTGCTTTTTATTGCTATTGCTGCTTTTTTACTAGCTTTTATAGCTTTTGCCTATAAGGAATTGGCGGCGCAGGGGATATGGGTTCGCTATGGGATGAGTTTGCTGGCCGGCGGTGCGGTAGGAAATCTGCTGGATCGAGTTCGGTTGGGGGCGGTTATTGATTATTTGGATTTTCGTATCTGGCCTATTTTTAATTTAGCAGATATTGGTATTTGTCTGGGAGCGGCTCTGATTGTTTGGGGCTTGCTGCGAGAGGAAGG
This genomic window from uncultured Anaeromusa sp. contains:
- the lspA gene encoding signal peptidase II, which encodes MLKVFAWGMTLVMADQLIKKLFSGTMQLGESIPVLPGIFHLTYIQNPGAAFGLLENQTLLFIAIAAFLLAFIAFAYKELAAQGIWVRYGMSLLAGGAVGNLLDRVRLGAVIDYLDFRIWPIFNLADIGICLGAALIVWGLLREEGREASNDRR